TTAAAGGTGCATGATTTTAAACGCGAATTTGCCGTGATTAACGCATTATTCGTAATATGTGGCGTATTTTTGCTAAGGTGTTACATTGTCTATGCGGGGCAAATTTTTATTTGATGCTTAAAAAATAATTTTAATTTTGAATTTACCTATTAAATATTACAATAGGGCTAAATCTTAATAAGACTTATTTTTTAGGAGAGAGATTTGAAAATTTTGCTTTTAGAAGATGATTTAGGGTTTCAAGAGAGCGTCTGTGAGTTTTTGCAGACGCTTGATTATGAAGTTACAGCGGTGAGCGATGGCCAAGAGGCGTGTGATCTGATAGAGAAAAATTTCTATCACCTTTTTATACTTGATATAAAAGTCCCTGGCGTAAATGGACATGAAGTTATCAAGTACATAAGGAGCTTAAATCCAAACGCTCCTATCATGATAACAACATCTTTAGTTGATATAGGCGATATGGCGATTGGCTACGAGCTTGGCTGTAATGAATACCTAAAAAAGCCATTTGAACTTGCTGAGCTTAAATTTAGAGTAGCTGAGCTTATGAGAAAATACTATGGTACTGATGATAAGAACATAGTAAAGATCAATGACGAGTTTAGCTTTAATCTAAACAAGCGTGCGCTATTTAAAAACGGCAAAATGGTCGATCTTAGCGCAAAAGAAGTCGCACTTGTTGAGTGTCTAGTTTCGCATCTAAATTCTTATGTCAGTATGGAAGAGCTAAGAGATCTTGTCTGGAACGATAAAGAGATCGAGGGCGCTGATATCAGAATGCATGTTTTAAAGATAAGAAACAAAACAACTAGTGACTTTATCACTTCAAAGAGGCGTATAGGCTACAAGATAGATGCACAAGAGCTTTAAGATTCAGATCATAGCGACATTTGTCATAATGTCGCTCTTTTGTTTTCAAAGCTTTGTGATCTTAAATTTAAGTCAAAAAAACAGCACTTCAAAAGCTCTTTTTGGTGCGATGAAGCATGAAACTATTATCAAAAATTCGTTTTTAAAAAATGAAAATATAACTCCTTCTTTAAAGTATAAATTTGCGATCTATGATGTAAATTTTAATCCAATTATTTCAAATCTCTCCAAGCAGCCAAGCAACTTTAAATTTGTAACACTTGAAGAAAATGGCTTCTTGTTTTATAAAAGTTTTTTTATAAAGGATAAAACGCCTTATTATATTGTCGTTGAAAAAGAGCTTGATAATGAAAAAAGTATATTTCTAGCGGCACTTATGCTCCTTGTCATCCTTGTGGCTGTGCTTTTTATCGTCTATTTTTTATATCTAAGCAGCGTTAAGCCCTATAAAGAGTTTCAAAAGTATATGAACAACTTCTTTAACGACGCCATGCACGAGCTAAAGACCCCACTTGGCGTAGCTGGCATGAATCTTGAGATGCTTGGGCTTGAAAACAAGTATATAACTCGCATCAAAAACGCCTTAAAACAGATGCAAATAACCTACGAAGATGTCGAGTATTTTATAAAGCGTGGCTACATAAAATTTCCACTTGAGCGCCTAAATTTGGGCGAATATATAATAGAGCGAGTGAAATTTCTCTCAAGCGTGGCCGATGTCAAACACATCGAGATAAAGACAAATTTAGAAGGCGATGCATTTACTATGCTAAGCAAGGTCGAAGCTCAACGCATCATCGATAACACCATCACAAACGCCATAAAATACAGCCCAAAAGAGAGCGAGATAATAGTAAATTTAGAGCTTGAAGCAGACCGCATAAATCTTAGCGTGCAGGACTTTGGCAAGGGGATAAAGGACGTCAAAAAGGTCTGGAAAAGATACGTCAGAGAGGATGAAATCCAAGGTGGCTTTGGTCTTGGGCTAAATATCGTCAGCGAAATTTGCCAAAAACATGACATTTTATACGGTGTTGATAGCGTTTATAATGAAGGCAGCACCTTTTACTATAAATTTAAACGAGCTTAGATTAAGTATAAAAGCGTAAAATGAAGCCTTAAATTTAGAAGGAAAAACTTTGGATAGAATCGTTGAAATCGAAAAAGTAAGCTTTGAAAATGACTTTGAAGTCTCGCTTAGACCGACAAAATTTGAAGACTATATCGGACAAGAAAAGATCAAGCAAAATTTAGATGTCTTTATAAAAGCAGCCAAAAAGCGAAATGAGTGCCTAGATCACGTGCTATTTTACGGCCCTCCAGGACTTGGTAAAACCACCCTTGCTCACATCATCGCAAACGAGATGGGTGTAAGTATCAAAATGACTGCAGCACCGATGATAGAAAAGAGTGGTGATCTTGCGGCGATCCTTACAAATTTACAAGAGGGCGACGTGCTTTTTATCGATGAGATCCACCGCCTAAGCCCAGCTATCGAGGAGGTGCTTTACCCTGCGATGGAGGACTTTAGGCTTGATATCATAATAGGCTCTGGCCCAGCTGCTCAGACTATCAAGATAGATCTGCCAAAATTTACACTGATTGGTGCAACGACACGTGCTGGCATGATCTCAGCGCCTTTAAGAGACCGCTTTGGGATGGACTTTAGGCTGCAGTTTTACACAAGCAGCGAGCTAAGCCGTATCGTGCAGATAGCCTCTGCCAAGCTTGGCAAAGAGTGCGATAAAAACGCCTCACTCGAGATCGCCAAACGCTCACGTGCCACGCCAAGGATCGCTCTTAGACTATTAAAGCGAATTCGCGACTTTGCCGAGGTAAATGACGAGCTAATCATCAGCCACGAGCGTGCGAAAGAGGGGCTTAACGCACTTGGTGTAAATTCGCTTGGATTTGACGAGATGGATATTAGGTATTTAGAAATTTTGATGCAAGCAAGGCGCCGTCCTATGGGGCTTAGCACGATAGCTGCGGCACTTAGTGAGGACGAGGGCACGGTTGAGGATGTCATCGAGCCATATTTGCTTGCAAATGGCTTTATCGAGCGCACCGCAAAGGGTAGAATCGCGAGTGCGAAGTGCTTTGAGACCTTTAATGTCAAGATTGATATCGAAAAAGGGCTTTTTGAGTAGCAAAATTTAAATTTGGAGCAAAAATGGGTGAGCCACATCTTTGTCCTAGGTGCGAGCAAAGGACGATTTACTTTGATGGGATCTGCTATGATTGCAGGCAAAAAGAGAAGCTGGAGTTTTATCAAGGCTTAAGCGAGGCTGAGATTAAGCAAAAGCTAAAAAATGTCCTAGCTCACACAGACGAGATAGGCAAATATGATGAAATTTATAGCGATCTTGTCTATATTTTCTACCTGCACGGCATTTGCGACGAGCAGATAATAAGAGAAGTAACCAAAGAGTGTGAATACTATCCATTTGAAATTTACAAAAACGCCTCAAGTGATGTAAGAGATGAGCTCATAAATAGTCTAAATGGCGCTGAAAATAGGGTAAAAACTAATCACATCCTTTGCGCGCTTGCGTGGCAGGGCGATGAGGTGGTGAGGGAGCTATTTTTTAAGCTTTATAATGCGCCAAAGCCTTGGAAGGTAAAGCTTCACGTAGATACTGACGCATACGCTCAGGTTGCTGGCTGGAGCTTTGACGAGAGTGGTAAGAGAAGAAGCCTAGTTTTTGATAAGTGTTTTACATGTGGGCCAAGCCAAAACGCAGATGCAAGCATTAAATTTAAAGCACTAAACGATGAAAAATGTAAATTTTGTAGCGGCGAGATGCTGGAATTTATCATCAAAAAAGAGAGTCTAAAGCGACTTGGGCTAGAGCTTAAAAACGATGCTGTACTTAAATTTTGTCCAACATGCATTGGTCTTGTGCAGTATTTTTGCCAAAATGATGGCAATAATATGCAAACAGAGATAGTAGGTGAGGGCGAGAGTGATGACTATTTAAGAGATGCTGTGACGACTCTTGATGGGCAAAATTTCGAGCTAGCCAGCGAGGTTTGCGCTCACTACTCATATATGATAGATAGCGAAATTTTGCTTGGAGGATATCCGCAGTGGGAGCAAGATGCCGAGCATTTAAAATGTCCAAAATGTAGCAAAAGCATGAAATACATAGCACAAATTCCTCTTGGAAGTCTAGTAGATGGCGAGGGAACTATTTATGTTCAAATCTGTGATGAATGCGAGATCGTCGGGGCAAATTTTCAGTGTACGTAAAAGGCTAAATTTATAGGAGCTTTTGAGCTAGAAATTTTACGTAAAACTATCAATTTATCTAAATTTACTAAGCGCCAGTAGCATGCTAAAAATGTCAAAAGCCTAGCCACACTTGCTAGCTTTGCAAGCTTGATGGCAAAGAGCTTAAGCAATTTGGGAAGCAAATGAGCAACTTTGATAAATTTGCTATAATAATCCCATTTTAAGGGAGCAAGATGAACAATAGACTATTTTTTGGAATTTTTGTATTTTGTGCTTTGGCTTTGGTGGTCTATCTTTTTAAACCATATTTGCTTGATATTTTTATCGCTGCGCTGCTTGCTGTCGCGGTTTCAAATGTCCAAATCGCATTTTTATCGCTCACTAAAAACCGCAAGACGCTTTCATCGGCTCTTACCACATCTGTGCTTCTTTGCTTATTTATCGCCCCACTTCTTTATGCGGTGGTTGAGATCGCAAAATACGCAGCTGGCTTTGATATAAACAATGTCACAAAGACTATCGAATTTATCAAAAATTATGATTTTAGGATGCCTGAGTCGATAAATTTTTTAGAGCCAAAGATAAAAGAATTTATCGGTGGACTTGATATTAAAATGCTTTTTTCTCAACTTGCGACAAATCTTGCAAGTCTAGGTAAGTTAAGCCTTAAATTTGGCGTTGATATGATCATTATTTTGGTCTTTTTCTTCTTTTGCAATCTTTATGGCAATGAACTAATCAACTATCTAAAATATGCACTTCCGCTAAAGCAAGATGACACAGAGTCTATTTTAAGTGAGGTTGGTAACGTGATGAGTGTGGTTTTTTATTCAACCATTGCAAATATGATAATACAAGGCTTTTTATTTGCTATTGTCACAAGCTTTTACGGCTATGACGGCGTGCTAACTGGCATCTTTTTTAGCTTTGCTTCGCTTATTCCAGTTGTTGGCGGTATTTTGGCATGGGGGCCTATTAGCATTTATGAGTTTGCAAATGGCAACACAGCAGCAGCGATAACTATCGCAATTTATACGATCGTAGTGATCTCATTTGCAGCTGATACGCTTTTAAAGCCACTTGTTATTAAATTTATAAACTCAAAGCTGGTCAAAATACCAACAAAGATAAATGAACTTCTTATATTCTTTGCGATGCTTGCAGGTATCACGACATTTGGGTTTTGGGGCGTGATCCTTGGACCGGCGATTGTGACATTTTTTATCTCGACTATCAAGCTTTATACGCTTTTAAGAGAGAGAAATTTTGTATAAAAATAGGAACAAATATGATCTATGAAGATAAATTTATAAAAATCGAGCGTGAAGACAATGAACTTCCATGGATAAAAATTTTTACCATTAAGCCATTTCGTGAGCTAAGCGACTGCGATGAGGCAAGTAGAGTTAGGCTTTTTGAGGCGATGCTTATAAGCGAAAAGGCAATGCTTGAGTTTTATAAACCAACCAAAATAAACATTGCAAGCTTTGGAAACTACGTGCCACACTTGCATATTCATGTTATTGCTAGATTTAGTAATGACGCATTTTTCCCAGATAGCGTTTGGGCTAATCCAAAAAGAAAAAGTGAGCTTGTGTTGCCGGAATTTAATAAATTTGCAAAATTTTTAGAAGAAAAGTTAAAGGCTAGTTTTGAATAAATATAAAAAATATCTTAATTTCTACATTATTTTTATCTTTATTATAGTACTTGGAGGGCTTTTTTACTTTCTTTACAGCTCTTATATGGCTGAAAAGATGCAAAATAATATGCGAGTCTTTTTTGATTACCAGGTAAAACAGCTTAATAAAAGTATAGATGATGAGAAATTTTCATCAATGGCGATCTCGATCTTGCTTGCTCAAAATGAATCCATACAAATGTGCTTGCTAGGGCAAAGTCGCGATGAATGTATAAAAAATATCGAAAATTTAACCAAAACCCTTGGCGCAGCATCGATGTATAACAACATTAAGCTTCATATTTATGATAAAGATCTAAAAAGCTATGTAAGGAGTTGGGATTTAAACAGATATGGCGATATGATCGCTAGTAGTAGGTTTTTAGTGCAAGAGTCAAGGCATCAAAACAAGCCCATGGTTGGCATCGAGGCGTGGTATGCTGGAACGCATATAAGGGCTGTCTCAAACGTAATACGTGATGGTAAAATTATTGGCAACATCGAGGTTTTGTTAAATTTTGATTCACTTGGAAATTATTTTAAAAAGCAAGGAATTGATCTATTTGTTCTTTTGGCAAAAGACAAGATGCCATCTCGTAAAAGCATTCCAAGTGATCAAATTTTAAATGATTATTACATCGAAAATTTAAGCAGTGCAAATTTAAACATAGTAGGTTTTTTGCGTGATATTAATTTTAAAGAATATGAATTTTACGTTTATAAAACGCACTACTTTTGTGTGGTACCATTAATAGACGCTAGCAACACACAGATAGGCTATTATGTGCTTCATGTAAATACTAATGAAAAAGAGCGAAATATTTCACAAAATTATTTTGAGTCAGAAGAGCTTTTTTAATTTAAGCTATTTAATAAAATTTTTATTTGTATTTTTAGATAAAAATGGTGGAAGCGAGGGGGATCGAACCCCTGTCCAAAAACAAAATGCATACAGCCTCTACATGCTTAGCAAAAGTGAAAATTTCATCTAAAAAGGCTCACTTTCCAAAACCAAAATTTAGACTAAGACTAAAATTTCAGCTAGCAAGCAGTCACTTTGCGAGCCTACTCTAGCTAAATTACTTGCTTTTGTCCTAGCTAGAATTAGACTAAGCAAGGCTCAACTGAACTTACGCAGCTTTAGCGTAAGCAGGAGCGAAATTAACGTTGTTTGCGTTTAAATTTAATTTGAGCTTTTTACGCTTTGCTCAAAGCGACGTGCCACCGTACACACTCTGCTCCTGTCGAAGCCAAGTCGCTCCCAAAAAATAAAATGGTTAGTGGATTATTTAGTTAAGTTTTGCAGGTACATCAATGATTTTTGGTTCAAGAACGCTAAAATATTCAAAATCGTTCTCGACGTCATCTTTATATTTATTAAACTGATCGCTAATAAGTAGTAACCAATCTATAAATTTATCATTTGCTGGACCCTTTAGACTTCTTGCCTCTTGAGTTATCTCTTCAGCTAAAGTTGTAAGCTTTAATATCGGATCAAGATGCATGAATCCTGCTGCTGATTTAATATTATGAAAAATCCTAGTAAGCTCTAGGATGCTATCTTTATATTTATCAGCTCTTCCTAAATTTATTATCAAAGGCTCGAGTAAATCGCACATTAAAGCATAGTGAGATAAAAATTCTTCAACTATGTCATAAGAGTAATCTATTTCAAGCCTTTTTAATATACCCATTTTTATGTCCTTAAGAAATTGGCGTAATTGTAGCAAAAATTTGATAAAATTGTTAGCCTTTTAGGTAAAATCCTTGGAGCTTGCAATGAAAAATGAAAAAACTCAGAAGAAAAAACTAAGCATAAATGATATAAAAAATAAAAAAGGCATTGAGCCTATTGTAATGATAACTGCTTATGATGCGCTGTTTGCTAAGCTTTTTGATGATTATGCTGATATTATTTTGGTTGGCGATAGCTTAAATATGAGTTTTAATATGCAAGAAAGCACGATAGGTGCGGATATGAATACCATGCTTTATCATACAAAGGCCGTTTGTAACGGAGCTAAAAATACTTTTATCATGGCTGATATGCCATTTGGCAGCTACACAAATGAAAAGCAAGCGATAAAAAATGCGATGAAATTTTTCAAACAGACAAATGCCGATGCGGTAAAGCTTGAAGTTGGCATGCACCAAGTAAATTTAGTGAAGCGCCTTTGTGAAGAGGGCATAAACGTTATGGCACATATCGGCTTAAAGCCTCAGTTTTATAAATTTGAAGGCGGTTATAAGATAAAAGGCAGAAGCGAGATCGAGGCAAAAAAACTAATTGAAGAGGCTTTGGCGTTTGAGCAAGCTGGAGCATTTGGCATCTTACTTGAGGGTACGGTGAGTAGCGTGGCTAGCGAGATAACAAAGCAGGTTTATGTGCCAGTTATTGGTATCGGATCCGGAGTAAACGTCGATGGGCAAGTGCTTGTATGGTCTGACATGCTTGGGTTTTTCGAAGACTTTAAACCAAAATTTGTAAAACGCTATCTTGATGGAGCGGATATTGTAAGAAAGAGTGTGCAATCCTACGCAAATGATGTAAAAGGCAAAATTTTTCCAAGTGAAGAATTTTGCTATTAGGACGATTGATATCCGCATTAAATAAAAAGCGTCAAAAGGCTATCTATTTAAATTTCTTTATAGCCTTTTATATCAAGACCAAAACCTGCAAGGCTTACAAATTCTTTATTTTTATTTGAGCTTAAAAGTTCAATTTCGCTTATGCCAAAATACTTTAAAATTTGTGCCCCAATGCCATAATCTTTTTGCGAGCTTGTATCGCTTTTATTGCTGTCTAAAAATAGTAACACTCCGCCATTTTTACTTAAAAAATCCAACGCCTTTAATAAATTATCAAATTTATCTCCGCTTAAAAGCTCATGGTCTTTGCTTATTTTTTGAAATTTTACATTAGTTTGCGCTTTTGTCTCTCCAAAAACATAGGCAGCGTGATTTTTATTTTCGTGATCTTTTATGTCATATCTTTTTGCTTCAAAACCACAGATTTTTACACTCTTTGCGGGCGAAACTTCTATTAAGCTTTCGTGGCTAAGTCTGTATTCTACTAACTCAGAAACGCTTATCATGTTTAGGTCAAATTTTTTACAGAATTCCTCCAAATAATCACGTCTTGCCATTGTTCCATCTTCTTTTACGATCTCACAAATCGCTGCCATTGGACTAACGCCAGCGAGTTTGCAAAGATCAACTGATCCTTCAGTATGACCTGTACGAACGAGGACGCCACCTTTTTTTGCAATAAGCGGAAATATATGCCCAGGCCTTACAAAATTTTCAGGCACTGAATCAATACTAGCAGCAAGTCTAATCGTCATATCACGCTCATAAGCACTTACGCCTGTCGTTGCCTCCTTTGCGTCAATTGTGACAGTAAATGCAGTTTCGTGGCTGGATGTATTTTTAGAAACCATTAGCGGCAAATCAAGTCTTTTTGCGTTTGCTTCATCCATCGCAAGGCAAAGCACACCTTTTGCATGAGTGATCGCAAAATTTACCTTTTGCATATCGCTGCTTGCCGCTGAAAAGACCAAGTCTCCTTCATTCTCACGGTCTTCGTCATCGACCATAATTACCATTTTGCCATTTTTTATATCTTCAATCGCTTTTAATACATTTTCAAATGCCATAAATTTCCCTTATTAAATTTTTACGATTATATTGATTTTTTGATAACTTAGAGATAAAAATATTAATTTTGATTTGTCTTGTATCAATTATTTAGAAATTTTAGAAAAAGATTTATTTTTAAATATATGCGATTTAGTGGCGATAACTTAGGTTTTATTTTTCAATTTATTTTATATGTAAAATTTTAAAACATAAATTTTTAATAAAATTCACTATTTTTAAGAATAACAATAACTGGGAAAAATGGAAGTTAAAGAATAAAAGATGGCGCAGCGGACGGGGCTCGAACCCGCGACCTCCGCCGTGACAGGGCGGCATTCTAACCAACTGAACTACCGCTGCACCTAAAATGGTGGTCGCTATAAGACTCGAACTTATGACATCCACCTTGTAAGGGTGGCGCTCTACCAACTGAGCTAAGCGACCTAAAATTTAAAAAACATCTGGCGACCCTTAGAGGATTTGAACCTCTGTTTCTACACAGAGAAAGTAGAGTCCTGAGCCACTAGACGAAAGGGTCATAAACCCAAAAATGGTGTCCTGCGTTGGATTCGAACCAACGGCCCCCTCATTAAAAGTGAGATGCTCTACCGACTGAGCTAGCAAGACATTTGCTTAAAAAAGAATTGAGATTATACAAAAAACATTATTACATGTCAAGAAAAGGATGCTTAAAATTTGTTTTTGGCTAATATTAATTGTACGGTTAAGCTGATTTGACATCGGTAAATTTTTAAAATAAAAAATACATAATAAAGGCCATTTGTAAGATATGCGGACACCAAATGGATGAATATTGGATTTACTAAGATATGTTTTTATTGTAAAGTTCTTCTATATTAAGTATCTTACTTTTTAGCCTCATGTGAACAGCTATTGCTATACGATAGATGATGTGTGATTCATAATAGTAAGAATTGTAGTGAATCGACGACATTGATTGCACATATGGCTAAATAAGTTATTTTTGAACTAAAGAGTTGTTTAAAGACGACATATATTTTAAACTGCAGTCAATAAATAAAAATCTATAAGAACATATATCTAGAATATTTAAGATTAGGATTAAACCCCATTAATAGGGGTTTAATAAATTAAATAATTATAGTCCATCAAAAGGATTTGAAACTACATCTTTGCGATCTACTATGTAAGGTATAATAGCTGCATGACGAGCTCTTTTGATCGCTTTTTCTACCATTTCTTGATGTCTTTTTGATGTGCCAGTTAAACGCCTTGGCATTATTTTAAATCTCTCTGATAAGCAATACTTCAAAAGAGAAGTATCCTTATAATCTATAAAATCAATTTTAGCTTCTGTAAATTTACAATATTTGCGTGAATATTTTCTTTTTTCTGCCATTTTCTATCCTTTAAATTAAAACGGTATTTCGTTGTCGCCATCAAAATTATCGGCGTCAATGTTTATATCAGGGATTTTCTCCTCATAGTACTCTTCTTGTACTTTTTTATTTTGTGGTTGCATTTGCTGTCTTTGTGGCGCTGAATTTTGATATCCACCATTACCATAGCTATTGTTTGAACCATTATTTCGTTGTTGCGAGTATGAACTATTTTGATTAAATCCACCTTGACTTTGTCCATTAGCTCCGCTATTTCCGCCAAGCATCTCCATATTTTCAACTACGATTGAGTGCTTTGAGCGGTTTTGTCCATTATTGTCGGTCCATTGATCAAATTTCAATCTTCCTTCAACTAGAAGTTTGGAGCCTTTGCTTAAATATTGATTTGCTATTTCAGCTGATTTGCCAAAGAATGATATGTCAATAAAGCACGTTTCTTCACGTTTCTCGCCGTTAGTATTAAATTTTCTAGTAACAGCGATACCAGAATTTCCTATAGCAGATCCACTAGTAGTATATCTAAGCTCTATATCTCTAGTTAAATTTCCAACCAAGACTACTTTATTGAACATTTTTTATCCTTGATTATTCTTCTGCAAAAGTTTGCTCGTCTACTTTTTCAACTCTTGGCTCGCGTGGTGCTCTTGGCTCGCGAGTCTCTTTTTTGATAGTTTGTTTGATGCCTTTGCAAAGTCTTTCCCAAGCTGCGATTTCGCGTTTATTTTCATATTTAACGCTTAAAAATCTTATGATATCCTCAGTGATCCTTACATTTCTTGTAAGCTCTGCAAGAAGTGCTGGCGGGGCTTTGTAATAGATAACAAAGTATGTTCCACGCTCATATTTTTTGATGGTATAGGCTAGTTTTCTAGTGCCCATCTCAACGACAGTAGCGATCTCGCCGCCGTTTTTTGTTATAACTTCTTTTACGAAGTCAACTTTAGCTTTAACTTCCTCTTCCGTTAGTGTCGGCTTAAGAATAAATAAAAGCTCGTAATGTTTCATTTCTTCTCCTTATGGATATTTAGCTCACTTTGTGAGCAAGGATTTTGCTTTAAGCAAGGGTGGATTTTAGCTTAAAGTTACTTAATATTTGCTGTTGATATGAGATGTTGTAAATTTAAAATAGTTGATAATACAAAAATTTCTTTATCCATTTTTGTGTTTGTTTTTAGCTCTAGCTCGGCTAAATTTAGCGTTTTAAATATCTCCAAATAGGTATTTAAATTTAGTTTTAAGCTATTTGCTTTTAATAAATTTGCAACATTTACAGGCGGTTGATAACCAATCGCTTCATCTAAATTTAATCGGCCATTTATCTTAATGTAAGAGTAAATTTTAAATAGCCTAAAAAATGCTTTGTAAAGTGAGTTTAGAAGTAAAATTTCATTAAAATTTGGATCTTCTAGATAGGTAAAAAAGTCGTTTTTTATATCTTTTAGTGCCATAAATTTGTTAAAAAAATCATCAAAATTTATCCCGCCAAGCCCAAAAACTAGCCTTTTTACATCATCTTGTTCGATGTGTGTGTTTAGGCTCTTTAGTTTTGTTAGCTCGCTTGCTGCAAGGTATAAATTTTCATTGTGGGTAAAATAAAGCTCATAAAGTGCATTTTTAGTTATGTTTAGGCCTATTTTGGCTGAGTTTTTAGCTAGTAAATTTATCGCTTCATCCGGAGTTGAGGGCTTAAAAAATCTCGCAAAATTTGTCCCAAAAGCCTTTTGCGTATCAAAAACTAGCTTCATATCGGCCTCATAAAGCTCAAATAAAAAGTAGTTGTCTTGGCTTTTTGAGCAAAGCGAGATGAGCTCTTTTAACTCTTTTGCCGGGATCTTTTTGTCGCTTTTTATATAAAGGATATTTTTGCCGCCAAAAAGCGACTGCTCGCTTAGATGAGAGCTTGCTTGCGCGTAGTTGTACTCATCAAAATAAA
The Campylobacter concisus DNA segment above includes these coding regions:
- the rpsR gene encoding 30S ribosomal protein S18, with product MAEKRKYSRKYCKFTEAKIDFIDYKDTSLLKYCLSERFKIMPRRLTGTSKRHQEMVEKAIKRARHAAIIPYIVDRKDVVSNPFDGL
- a CDS encoding bifunctional 3,4-dihydroxy-2-butanone 4-phosphate synthase/GTP cyclohydrolase II; translated protein: MAFENVLKAIEDIKNGKMVIMVDDEDRENEGDLVFSAASSDMQKVNFAITHAKGVLCLAMDEANAKRLDLPLMVSKNTSSHETAFTVTIDAKEATTGVSAYERDMTIRLAASIDSVPENFVRPGHIFPLIAKKGGVLVRTGHTEGSVDLCKLAGVSPMAAICEIVKEDGTMARRDYLEEFCKKFDLNMISVSELVEYRLSHESLIEVSPAKSVKICGFEAKRYDIKDHENKNHAAYVFGETKAQTNVKFQKISKDHELLSGDKFDNLLKALDFLSKNGGVLLFLDSNKSDTSSQKDYGIGAQILKYFGISEIELLSSNKNKEFVSLAGFGLDIKGYKEI
- a CDS encoding single-stranded DNA-binding protein; the encoded protein is MFNKVVLVGNLTRDIELRYTTSGSAIGNSGIAVTRKFNTNGEKREETCFIDISFFGKSAEIANQYLSKGSKLLVEGRLKFDQWTDNNGQNRSKHSIVVENMEMLGGNSGANGQSQGGFNQNSSYSQQRNNGSNNSYGNGGYQNSAPQRQQMQPQNKKVQEEYYEEKIPDINIDADNFDGDNEIPF
- the rpsF gene encoding 30S ribosomal protein S6, with protein sequence MKHYELLFILKPTLTEEEVKAKVDFVKEVITKNGGEIATVVEMGTRKLAYTIKKYERGTYFVIYYKAPPALLAELTRNVRITEDIIRFLSVKYENKREIAAWERLCKGIKQTIKKETREPRAPREPRVEKVDEQTFAEE
- the holA gene encoding DNA polymerase III subunit delta; its protein translation is MYRKDLELNLANANLSNYFLLFGADEFQIELFGKEILSFYSSEDANLLSLYFDEYNYAQASSHLSEQSLFGGKNILYIKSDKKIPAKELKELISLCSKSQDNYFLFELYEADMKLVFDTQKAFGTNFARFFKPSTPDEAINLLAKNSAKIGLNITKNALYELYFTHNENLYLAASELTKLKSLNTHIEQDDVKRLVFGLGGINFDDFFNKFMALKDIKNDFFTYLEDPNFNEILLLNSLYKAFFRLFKIYSYIKINGRLNLDEAIGYQPPVNVANLLKANSLKLNLNTYLEIFKTLNLAELELKTNTKMDKEIFVLSTILNLQHLISTANIK